GTGTCGGCTTCGCAGGACGGAAAGCTCATCATTTGGGATGCCTACACCACAAACAAGGTCCATGCGATTCCCTTACGCTCATCTTGGGTGATGACTTGTGCCTACGCCCCGAGCGGAAACTACGTTGCTTGCGGTGGTCTCGACAACATTTGTTCGATTTACAACCTGTCATCACGCGAAGGCCCGACTCGTGTCGCGCGCGAGCTCTCTGGACACTCCGGGTATCTCTCTTGCTGTCGCTTTATCAACGACCGCCGCATCATTACCTCCTCCGGCGACATGACCTGTATGCTGTGGGATATCGAATCCGGAACCAAGGTCACCGAGTTCGCCGATCACCTGGGTGACGTGATGTCGATCAGCATCAACCCGACCAACCAGAACATCTTCGTTTCAGGTGCATGCGATGCTTTCGCCAAGCTGTGGGATATCCGTACTGGCAAGTCCGTCCAGACATTCGCCGGTCACGAGTCCGACATCAATGCCGTTCAGTTCTTCCCCGACGGCAACGCCTTCGGTACTGGTTCCGATGACACTTCCTGCCGTCTGTTCGATATCCGTGCCGATCGCGAGCTTAACACCTACCAGGTAATCATCTTTGACTCTAGACACTGATTCGATTGCCGAAAACTGACATTAGAATTTCTTCCTACAGAGCGATCAAGTTCTGTGCGGTATCACTTCCGTTGCGTTCTCAGTCTCTGGTCGGTTATTGTTCGCAGGTTACGATGATTTCGAGTGCAAGGTACGTCGAGCCTCCCCCCCAAGTGAAACTCAATCTAAATTTCTAAATTAAGGTCTGGGATGTTCTGCGTGGCGACAAGGTTGGTTCGTTGAGTGGCCACGAGAACCGCGTGAGCTGCCTCGGTGTCAGCAACGATGGCATCAGTCTGTGCACTGGATCTTGGGATTCCCTTGTAAGTTTTTCTGCAATTCGTGCAGATGCATCTACTCACTTCTCTTCTCTCATACAGCTCAAGGTCTGGGCCTGGTAAaccaacaaaaacaaaacgcAAGATACCCCGTGTCGACCATTCTGCAATGCTCTTCGAAATTTTTTAGGCTCGATGGTTCGAATCTCCGCCATTGTACGATAATAATCAATTACCTGGGAATCCCTTGGGCTCTCACGATAATACACTACCCGCGGCGCAGACATCGTCGTCGCATGCGATACGGAAGGTgatggaggtggaggtgagCGTGGGATGCTGTCCCAGCGAACAAACGATAGCGATGACACAATACTTGTTTGGACATGACGAGAGCACGACTAGTTCCTGGGTTGTCGATGGATGTATAGTGACTGCAGTCAGCAGAAGGAAATGCTGGAACGAGTCGATCCATCCGACAATTCCACTGTCGCCCTCTTCTTTGGTCCCTTGATTTTCCCCTTGACTTCTCGATGACgcctttttcccttctttttctatttttCTTGAATTTCTTAATCCCCCCTTCAGTTTACCATATCGTTCTGGGTTACCTCCGCATTGGTCTTGAAATCTCTCTGGTTGGCGGAATCATCAAGAGGGACCCTGGTTGCCGGATTCTGCCCAGGACCTCTTTCGCCGATTTATACCTCTGCGTTGCTTTTAttactctctctctctctctctctctctctctctctctctccctatttctcctttcttctctcctaGCTCCTCCCCTCTTATTGGTGTCTCGCAAGAACGAGTCTGTTGTACTTAACTGTATTTGCGTTGGAATCTCTTGCTTTGGGATTCTTTGGTGTTGGATTTTGATAATGGTTCGCACAGCTCCAATTTCCATTTGTgaccgttttttttttttcaaactCGATTCTCCATCTTCGATCCGCGGTACCGACTGAAGGGGATAGTATCGGGCATCGTGTCCTTCTTGCCTGACTTGGTTCTCTGTAATGCGAGCGCGGCGAGCATGAGATAAAAAGCATGCACACAAGGTCTTGAACCTCGGCCCAATTGTAGGATAGAACCTGCTCTCCCCTCCCGGGCCATCTTGGGAGGAGTTGTCTCTGGGTGATCAATTGAGACGACAGAGCAGGATGACAGTAGGTTGTGGGTGTTCAGACCTTCGGCTTCACATATATCGGGCCACGAACAACACGGTCAGTAGTGGCTGGGAGTCTGCCATGCATGTTTGCATGCCAGGCTCAACTAGTCGCTCTGGCTTCATGTTCACCCCGGTCAATATTTATTGATGCCTAACACGTAGCTCACCGATCCTGGGATAACCTTGCTCCACCTGAGAATGTCTGACATGAAACAAGGGAAGGTTAACCGACGGGTAGGAGAATCGACCACTGATCCCGGAGAGGTGGGACTAACATTGAAGTCGAAACTTGGCGTCCGATGGGATTCGAAATCAGAGTCCACAAACAGCATTCGCCCTGTGGTTATCCTGACACGCATTCACACTTTTGAAGGTCATTTCACCCCTACATCTCCAACCAAACTGGGCATACGAAGACACCCGCGtatttcaaaaaaaaaaaaagacaagaaaatcGACACATCTAGACCTGGGATGTTGGTGGAGACAGAACGATCTACGCACGTAGCATGGGGCTACCTTAAAAACAAGACACGTAGTAGACACGTCACATCGTTTTGGGAGATGTTCTGACTGCCAGTAGGGGGACGTTCGTTTCAGTCCGGACAGGGATAAATCTCGATCGAAGGCGATTTTACCTATCTGGCGATCGAATGTGCACGAAGTATAGCCGCGAACCTGTGATACGatttttcccccccccccatgtGGTATCTGAGCACACAAGGTGTTATTCCGGACTATACCTGTTGAACTGTCCGACAAGTAAATTCGAATAGAGACAGAGAGACAGTCTTTGACATCGAGACAATTATACCAACCTGATTTTCTTGACGTCAGGGGATGTTCAATGTGGAGCCTGAAACACGAAAAAGGGGGCTGTTCGTTTCAGGACTTTGACTTTAAAAAACGATCTCTTCCGTCCTCAGCCTCATCTCCGTTTCAATATCAGTGACCATCTTCGAATAACCGCCTTTTCTCGATCCTTGATCCTAGCCAAACTCGAAACATATCACTGTCCGATCCCATATTTCCCAACTTGAAAACATCGTCCTCAAAAAGCTCCTTTTGTCCTTTCTGTCAAGATGTCCGCCCAAGAAGAATTTAACCAGCTCATCAACGGTAACCGTTCACATTTCACCTCCCACCCAGAAGACCACGACCACGACTCAGACCCCCACTACTCCGACAACGAACCCTCCTCCCGCCTCCGCTCCGGTCAAACACTTGACTCCTccgacgaagaagacgcAGACATGGTCTCCTCTCGCGCCGCCAACGCAAATTATCACATCCCTAACACCGTCTATGAAGCCAACACAGGTCCAAAGGGCGTCATCGCCGACGCCCAGGCCTTCGAGCGGGCCCGAAAGAAGTCCTTCCGTCGCACTCTCAGCCTCGCGGGGCCAGACTCCAACATCCCCTCCCTTGGGTCAAAGTCTACTCTCGATGACGCACCCCTCGCACCCGGCGACCATTCCTCTGCTAGCGAGGACGATGACGAAGCCCGCTTCATGCAACAGTGGCGCCAGTCGCGCATGCATGAGCTGCAGGATTGGAATAGTCGTCGCCCCAGTCCGCGGGGGAGACGGTTTGGTTCGGTTGAGACGGTAGATGCGGTGGGGTACCTGGATGCTATTGAGAAGGTGACGTCGGACACGGTTGTTGTTGTCTGCATCTATGATCACGAGGTATGTGTGGAATTGGTCTCCGGGATCAAAATGCGGGGGGTATGGGTTGCTAATCCATCTCATAGATTGATGACAGCGCGATCGTTGAGGACTGTCTCGTTACGGTCGCTCGCAGACAACCTACGACCCGCTTCGTGAAGATGCACCATGATATTGCGGAGATGGATCATATCCAGGCCCCCGCTCTGTTGGCATACCGTGACGGCGATGTCTTTGCTACGATCGTCGATATCTTGCGTAGCATTCCTCGCGGCCGTAGCTGCAGTGCTGAGAGTCTCGAGGACTTGTTGAAGCTGTGTGTACTCCCAAGCGCTTGTTCATTCCCCACTGACCCGTGTACTGATTATTGATCATTACAGACACCGTGTGCTGTGATCTTTTCTTGGCTATCACGTTTTCGGCCGTCCCACATTTACTTGCATAGCAGCAAGGCGTCTTGGTTTTTTCCCTCGTGGTCTCTGCATTGTTTGACCTGACTtgtctttcctttttcttctactCTCTCAAATGCTCTCCTCCCACATCTCCCATTGTCTCCGATCTGTTTGACGTTGGATGTATCATCTGcactggaaaaaaaaacgacgAATCAAGAACACATCTTCTTGAAACGGCGTTGTTCACTAGAATGGGGTGTATGGCTTTGGACTCGGTTTAACGATAGTCTGGCACTATCTTGCCATGTCCCATTGGGCACATTGcgtttctcttctctccttgtCTGAACATGTCCCTACTATTCCCAGCCCGGCGGGGACCGGGCTTCCTGTTGATTTGCTTGAGATATCCCATGCTGCTGTTATTATTCTTACTGCGATGTCTTCTCTGCCATTGGTCATCTCCTTAGATTGAGCCTTGTATCTACAAGAAATACATTAACTAGGGTTCCGTGTGATCACCTGTTCCAACCGGTCCCTAACctgaaagatgaaaaaggcAAGAGCAAAAGGCCGTCCATTTTGGGAAGGTACGTGGGACGTTACAATATAAAagcgcccccccccccctcttcctcttcttctcttcttcctctccccaTCCCTCCCAACCACCATCTCACCATAGTCCCCATGAGACAGCGTAGGCGGAGAGTCCTGTAGCACCAGGGTACCTTACCTTTGCATGAAGACATCAACATGACCAAGTTGTTGAGGCCCATGCAGGTCGACCCAAATCGAACCGAGCTTTCTCGTGTGAGCTCTTTGAAAAAGTCGTGGCTGAGCCTTTAGGTTCTCCGTAGCCACTTGACGAGTCTCACGGAATACATGGGGGTTTTTGACGACATCCTCGTTCCTTGTAGAGGTAATAACATGTAGTCCCCGAATGCTTCATGTCATTCAAAGTATAGGCTAGAGCCATTATTGTAACCTGTAAGTGCATTGGAAGATACTAGTTGAGGAAGCTGGAACGTAGACATCCACAGTCCCATATGGCACATGCAAGATGTCAAGAGGATTTGTCTGTTCGAGACACATCTTGTCCAGAGACCCCGGAAAAGAGCAATGAGGGAGACCCCTGAGTGCAATGAGTTTCGAGAATGGTATAAGATCCATAGTATCCAGTGCAAAGAAGCAGTCAaaagaacccccccccccctttacGGGGTTCGCAAGTTCCGCCAGCGTTCCAGTAAGAGACCAGTGAAAGGGACCAAGACCGTCCCATCAACCCTCTCAAGTTCAAGAGAAAGAATACGCGCATTTTTAGAATCAGAGAAGCGCGAAAGACATGAAAAAAGAGCCATCCAATTTCCTTCGGTAGTCCGCTAACTCCCCCGTGTcaaagacagaaaaaaacatGAGAAAGTAGCTAGACGTATGCTCGTGGAGACCGAGGATACATAGCAGTGTAGAAAGAAGCAAAGAAGACTCGAGAAATGAGGAGAAAATGAGAAGAAAACGGATTAAACACTCCCACGCCCTGGTTTCTCTCCTGATTCCGCTCGCTCGGTGGTCCTTTACAGGGCTCCGCGGTCCGCCGTAAATTCCCAGAGCATTTTGATCAACACGTCCGGGAGCGTGTACAAGTCCACATGGAATTCTCCGACTGTAGGATTGAAACCGTGGTTAGCATTTTGTTCGGAGTAAATACCGAGCaggcagaagaagaaaatgtGTTCGTTTCCTCTGATCTTTCCGAGGGCAAATTTAGAAACTTACGTTCAACATCATTCTTTGTGTATGAGTCTGCTGCCTTGTGGTCATGAACCATCTGCACAACCTGCAGCAGGTCATCTTCGTTCAGCTTCTGAAGCCCATCGGCAAGCTTGTCCATGTCGACCTTGAGAGCGCGTTAGTCCTGCATACCCCAATCTCAAACCCGAATCACAGAAACAACTTGCATTCTTATCTGtgcgcttcttcttcttggcgCTCTCCTCGCCACCAGCAGGACGCTTGTGCTTGATACCATTCTCGTCACCGGGAACGGGACCGGATTCGCGCAGCGCGGCCATCAAAGCAGGTTTGGGGTTCTTGAAAGTCTGTACcggccaaaaaaagaaaaaaatcgCGTCATTGATCAGAACACCATCAATTCTCTCAAAGAGGGGGGGTTCTCAAGAAAAAACTCACGAGAACATGCTTAGATTCATAACGGGTCTGGGCGAAGTTCAGGTCGTGTTGAATGGTGTACGACTTGTCGGCAGTCAGCTCGATTGACATATCGAATTCACCCCATCCTTCCTCCTGAATGCGGAACGGCGGCTGCTTGAAGACTATTCGAAGTGGAAGATAATCCCGCGTTAGCCCTCCAATCCGAAAATCTCGCACACACGGAGCACTGCACGACCAAATCTTGCGGTCGTGGGATTTCTGAATCAGAGAACCCTGACGTCGCCAAGACCAAATCAAAAAACCAGTCATAGGGACCAAAACATACCCTGCGTGGCACGTTCACCGAAACTGGGGTGTAGGTGGTAGGTAACCTTGTCGAAGATGTTCGCGGGGACCAAGGCGCCCTTTTCATTCACGAGCCAGACCTCAATATGCCAAGATCGCTGTGGGAAGCCCTCAACTTCCGATGGCTTATCTCTGTGATGTGGAAAGAGAGAGCCCAAGTCAGCCAATGTGTCGGATCCAGCATGTTTTATGTGTATATGTAGGGACGGGTGTGGGGGTTTGAAGAAAAGAGGGGTGGTGTGGTGTGCGACGCGCGCGCCCCTTCATCCTTGTGCGCATTATCTACCTCGTGTCCTGCAAGCCACAGGACCGAATTGGGCGATGGTATTGAAAGGAGGTTGTGGGAAGAGACAGTAGCTCCAGGCGCTCTTTTCAGATTGGGGTTTGCGAAGGGAAGGAAGGTGGAGGTAGACAGAAGGGGGGGGGCGCATACATAATGTTCTGCTCGGTGATGAGACGGACAGTGCGCTTGACCTATTGAGGAGGAGTGTTAGTGTATGCAAGCTGAATTGTGCTGGAAACAGAGAAAAGAGCAGATTTGGCTAGGTCGGCCACAGCTACAAACCCACAGTACTAGACCATAGATGCAAGCTCGCGACAGTTGGTGAGGGGATTGTATACTCACGTCAGGCATGATTATTTAGTTGGCGACTTCGGGTCGTTACTTGAGAGAATGTGCGGTTCTAAAGGTTTGAGGCCGAAAGGGGACGTTGACGTGCGGAGAGGTGGGCGTCTCGGAGACAAGTTTGCGCGGTTGTCTATCGGAGTGAGCAATGAGCATGGGAAATCATTACTACTTGGTAGGAAATACCTCACTGTAACTAGGCGGCAAGAAGTCGTATATAGGTTAGTCTCTTGATATATTGTCAAGGCAATTTGACGAAGCGGTGAATTAAGCTCAAGGAGGTCAGAGGGTCCTGGACGATCTTCAGGCCCATGTTCAACTTGACCTCGACACTCTCTCTCACTTTTCCGAGTGATTTGCCTCTTTTCATACATCATACACAGACTTGAGACTATTGGGATCAAATGATATCCAGCTAGATACAAATTTGCCTTACAGTCCTAGCATTGTTCCTGTGCATATCTTTTGAGAAGTGAAAACAGAATATATGCACAAGGATGGTTCTCTTTTTGGGGGTTGAAGATGTTATGGGATTATTTTTCTATACACTTGCTTCGTAAGCATACTCATCATTACTTTTATTTGTctttaggggggggggggggtttggggtttttcttcttcggatCTCTTCAGTGTATGGGGTGATGTGCAGGTATATTCGATGCGGAAATGTCTATCTACTTCCGAAGAACCACCGACCTAGCGAACTGCCCTCCATTTCGTAGACTGCATGGCTCGCAATAGCTATGTGAGGAGCATCTTCATAACTGCTGCCTCACTCGTCGCGTCGTAGGGGATGGTGTGGGAATGGGATGGATTGGGATGGATTGGGGTGATGATTGGGTGAAACGGTGTGAAAGGGGCGAAAATTGTGGTTTTCAAAAGCAAGCTCCGGGACAATGAACCCAAATGCCTTGGAATGCCAAGTGCACGGTAATCGGGTATCCTCGCGAAGAATCAACAAGACGACGAGAGAAAAAGAGTGGTTTACTCCTCAGCGTTGAAGAGCTTCTCGTTCTCCACCTGGGCGGTCTCGAAAGCATCCTTGAAGGCGTTGGCGTCTTAAACAATGGTTAGTGAAAGCTTGAAATCAAGTTGGGATTAGAATTACTCACTCTCGCTGTTGGCGAAACGGATGGCTAGGGTCTGAGCCTCGGGCTCGCCCTCGGAGACATCGGCGGCGGCGTTCCAGACCCAGCTGCGGTCACTGCCGACGTTGGCACTCAGCTTCATGTCGGGGACGACTGGGAGTAAATGTTAGTACTAGATTGTCTTCGGAGAAGATGACCGAGCAATCTCACTGTAGTGGTTGGCGCAGACCTTGAGGGTCTTGTCGCGGCGCATGACGAGGCGGGTCTTCTGGTTCTCCTTGTGCTTCAACAGGCGGACGTCACCAGTACCACGCTCCTTCCACTCCTTAGAATCGCGGTCGAACTTGAAGAGCTTGGCGCGCATCTTGAAGGTTTGCTCTTCAAGCTCTTCGTTGGTCTTGGTCTCAACCTTCTCGGTCAAGTGAATCACGGGCTCGAAGTGGACATCGGCGGACTCCTCGACTTCGTCCTACATTGAGTAGGCATGGTCAGTATATGCGCGGAGCTGAAACAATGGGCACTAGCATATCATGGTTTGGTTGCGACTACCCCACTATCGGGAAAAAGGGAAACAAGACTCCGCTCCCATCGTAGACGCGTCCAACAACCACCACCTTTGCCAGCGGCATCAGGTGTATCAAACTCACTTCATCATTGGTCTTCTGAGCCTTGGAAGAACCGGAGGGCTCATCAGTAGGCTCCTCggcctcctccttcttctccttcttgggACCGCCACCGAACATGGAGAACATGCTGTCAGAAGTCTTCACGGCGGCGTCCTTGGCGGTGTCGACAGCCTTCTCGACGGTCTTGGTAGCAGTCTCGGCAACGGCCTCGGTGGTAGACTGCTCACCCGCGccggtggcggtggtggtcTCAGAGACGGAGATGGCGGGGTCGGGCTTAGTCGCGGTGATGTCAGACATGATGGTGAGGGGCTCAAGAGGACCGGTTTGAATTGATCAAAAGAGAGATGGCAGAGATCCACAAAAGATAGAGTGGAATTTAAGTAGAGATAGTGTTTGTTGATCAGAGAAAGCGGCGatgagggggaaaaaattAATACTTAGTTTGGGTCCCATGCCTGGCAGAACCGGACACCGCTCTCGTCTGCCTAGAGTGGACTTGATGTACGGAGTTTGTAACTATGAACTACATGCAACATGAAGAAACACACATCaacgaaaaaaagaagtgaACATCTATCTCAGTGGGTACCGTTGGATAGGGCCACAGTTGAATTTCTTTAAATAAGAGATACCATTGCTCCGACTGAATAGTTCACGTGAAACCCCATTTCCAGCATAGTTGCCACCCACTACCAAACCTGATCGCCATAAACAAAAACCAGTCCTTAGCCAACTCATTAATAGAAGAAAACGCAAACACAAGGTCGTAAAGTAAGTTCGTTCATCATTTTGAGCCAAGGTCTGAGCAATCCCTGGACTCGCCAGACCGGAATCCCATAAGATGCCGCGCACGCGACTGAGCCCGATCCAATACATTGCATTTCCTAAACTTGCGGACGCGATCCGTCAGACTGTGGAGGTCAAGATTGGCTGCTGACTTCCCAAGCCGGCTCCATGCATCATGAACAAGGCCCTTGGCTTCCTTGTCCAGGCGACTAGACTGCACTTGCAGCACGGAAGAAACACTCCGGAATCGCTGGATAGTATTGCGAGTCAAGACTTCTGAGATTTGCTTCGAACGTGACAAGATGCTGTCGCGTGCA
Above is a genomic segment from Penicillium digitatum chromosome 3, complete sequence containing:
- a CDS encoding G protein complex beta subunit SfaD, whose product is MADLSGEQMQAKITAARREAEGLKDKIKRRKDELADTSLREVAQNQTDALPRIGMKPRRTLKGHLAKIYAMHWSTDRRHLVSASQDGKLIIWDAYTTNKVHAIPLRSSWVMTCAYAPSGNYVACGGLDNICSIYNLSSREGPTRVARELSGHSGYLSCCRFINDRRIITSSGDMTCMLWDIESGTKVTEFADHLGDVMSISINPTNQNIFVSGACDAFAKLWDIRTGKSVQTFAGHESDINAVQFFPDGNAFGTGSDDTSCRLFDIRADRELNTYQSDQVLCGITSVAFSVSGRLLFAGYDDFECKVWDVLRGDKVGSLSGHENRVSCLGVSNDGISLCTGSWDSLLKVWAW
- a CDS encoding Phosducin, putative, producing the protein MSAQEEFNQLINGNRSHFTSHPEDHDHDSDPHYSDNEPSSRLRSGQTLDSSDEEDADMVSSRAANANYHIPNTVYEANTGPKGVIADAQAFERARKKSFRRTLSLAGPDSNIPSLGSKSTLDDAPLAPGDHSSASEDDDEARFMQQWRQSRMHELQDWNSRRPSPRGRRFGSVETVDAVGYLDAIEKVTSDTVVVVCIYDHEIDDSAIVEDCLVTVARRQPTTRFVKMHHDIAEMDHIQAPALLAYRDGDVFATIVDILRSIPRGRSCSAESLEDLLKLHRVL
- a CDS encoding YEATS, producing the protein MPDVKRTVRLITEQNIIDKPSEVEGFPQRSWHIEVWLVNEKGALVPANIFDKVTYHLHPSFGERATQVFKQPPFRIQEEGWGEFDMSIELTADKSYTIQHDLNFAQTRYESKHVLTFKNPKPALMAALRESGPVPGDENGIKHKRPAGGEESAKKKKRTDKNVDMDKLADGLQKLNEDDLLQVVQMVHDHKAADSYTKNDVELGEFHVDLYTLPDVLIKMLWEFTADRGAL
- a CDS encoding Ran-specific GTPase-activating protein 1, putative, producing MSDITATKPDPAISVSETTTATGAGEQSTTEAVAETATKTVEKAVDTAKDAAVKTSDSMFSMFGGGPKKEKKEEAEEPTDEPSGSSKAQKTNDEDEVEESADVHFEPVIHLTEKVETKTNEELEEQTFKMRAKLFKFDRDSKEWKERGTGDVRLLKHKENQKTRLVMRRDKTLKVCANHYIVPDMKLSANVGSDRSWVWNAAADVSEGEPEAQTLAIRFANSENANAFKDAFETAQVENEKLFNAEE